From the bacterium genome, one window contains:
- a CDS encoding D-aminoacylase, with the protein MFDLTIIGGLIFDGTGAPARRADIGITGERITAIGDLQKAESLASIQAEGQMVCPGFIDTHSHSDAYLLIEPTAPSKVYQGVTTEIVGNCGASAAPCLGAAHLASDWQLHTYPGQWKTMAEYRQVLAAVKPVLNVVPLVGHNVLRASVMGYEGRVATGEECTEMERLLEQSLEEGGRGLSSGLIYPPGMYAASEEILRLAKVVQRKGGIYTSHMRSESSQLIAALNETIGVGRKTGVRVQVSHLKTSGQGNWHLLDAALETIESARREGVAVAADRYPYISSCTELDVIFPDWATEGGREVEMARLKNPEIRARLRAELLDGRSERSWGSITIGSTSEANIQYRGRPLAEVAELLKMEPVDAALHLIETDRLMTSAFFQGMSEDNLWRILEQPWVMIGSDASLRAPYGPLSHDYPHPRAYGSFPKFLRAALDGKTVSLPEAVRKMTSLAAKHFMLSARGELREGYMADVTVLDPNTLRDCATYSDPHRFSSGITHLVVNGVTVLTEGQLTGARPGSWL; encoded by the coding sequence ATGTTCGACCTCACCATAATTGGCGGATTGATTTTTGATGGAACCGGGGCGCCAGCGCGTCGGGCGGATATCGGCATAACGGGTGAACGAATCACGGCTATCGGAGACCTTCAGAAGGCGGAGTCCCTCGCGAGTATTCAGGCCGAAGGCCAGATGGTTTGCCCCGGGTTTATTGACACCCATTCTCATTCTGACGCCTATCTGCTGATAGAGCCGACGGCACCCAGTAAAGTATATCAAGGCGTCACCACCGAGATCGTGGGCAATTGTGGGGCTTCCGCGGCTCCCTGTCTGGGGGCGGCGCATCTGGCTTCCGACTGGCAGCTTCACACCTATCCCGGCCAATGGAAGACGATGGCTGAGTATCGGCAGGTATTGGCAGCGGTCAAACCTGTACTGAATGTTGTGCCGCTGGTTGGACATAATGTGTTGCGTGCCTCGGTTATGGGATATGAGGGACGAGTGGCCACCGGTGAGGAGTGTACCGAGATGGAGCGGTTGCTGGAGCAGAGTCTCGAAGAAGGGGGACGAGGCCTGAGCTCCGGGTTGATTTACCCGCCGGGAATGTATGCCGCGAGTGAGGAAATTCTCAGGCTGGCCAAAGTGGTTCAACGCAAGGGGGGCATCTATACTTCGCATATGCGGAGTGAAAGCAGTCAGCTGATCGCGGCCCTGAACGAAACGATTGGAGTGGGGCGGAAAACCGGGGTAAGGGTTCAGGTGTCGCATCTCAAGACTTCCGGGCAAGGGAACTGGCATTTGCTGGACGCCGCGTTGGAGACAATAGAATCTGCGCGGCGTGAAGGTGTTGCGGTTGCGGCTGATCGCTATCCCTATATTTCTTCCTGTACGGAACTTGACGTTATTTTTCCAGATTGGGCCACCGAGGGAGGCCGTGAGGTGGAAATGGCCCGACTCAAAAATCCGGAAATAAGGGCACGCCTGAGGGCAGAACTACTGGATGGGCGGTCTGAACGATCCTGGGGCAGCATCACCATCGGATCGACCTCGGAAGCAAATATCCAGTATCGGGGACGGCCACTGGCTGAAGTGGCGGAACTGTTGAAGATGGAACCCGTGGATGCGGCCTTGCATTTAATTGAGACGGATCGCCTGATGACGAGTGCCTTTTTTCAGGGAATGAGCGAGGACAATCTGTGGCGAATCCTGGAACAACCCTGGGTGATGATTGGGTCGGATGCCTCGCTGCGAGCGCCTTATGGCCCACTGAGTCATGATTACCCGCATCCGCGCGCGTATGGCAGTTTCCCAAAATTCCTCCGGGCAGCATTGGATGGTAAGACTGTGTCATTGCCGGAGGCGGTGCGAAAAATGACATCGCTGGCGGCCAAACATTTCATGTTATCGGCGCGGGGTGAACTCCGGGAGGGCTATATGGCCGATGTGACAGTGTTGGATCCCAACACACTCCGGGACTGTGCCACCTACAGCGATCCTCACCGCTTCTCCAGCGGCATTACACATCTTGTGGTGAACGGGGTTACGGTGTTGACGGAGGGACAGTTGACAGGGGCTCGTCCGGGTTCTTGGCTGTAG
- a CDS encoding tetratricopeptide repeat protein: protein MKVAWCVMVWLMGSLVAGAEGTSTSVVVSGEVADLLSSGRDCLINGKMTEAQALFEKACSLDSTNNEAAFGLSAAYLELKRYEEALPLLEKLYREVPESPMVKNNLAWALLKVKDPAPTNAGRAVKLARGALLDVPSDFSIWNTLGEAYYATGQFEKGLSAAQSGLRLSLLAGVTNTPCRELVVRCRKAAGAASLGQDNARP from the coding sequence ATGAAGGTCGCTTGGTGTGTCATGGTCTGGTTGATGGGGTCTTTGGTTGCGGGAGCGGAAGGAACGTCCACGTCCGTCGTGGTGTCTGGCGAGGTTGCTGATTTGTTGTCAAGCGGGCGCGACTGTCTGATCAATGGAAAAATGACGGAAGCGCAGGCACTGTTCGAGAAAGCGTGCAGTCTGGATTCCACGAATAATGAGGCGGCATTTGGATTGAGCGCCGCTTATCTTGAGTTGAAGCGATATGAAGAGGCGCTGCCGCTGTTGGAAAAATTGTACCGGGAGGTTCCCGAGAGTCCCATGGTTAAAAACAATCTTGCCTGGGCGTTACTGAAGGTTAAGGATCCGGCACCGACGAATGCGGGGCGCGCGGTCAAATTGGCACGCGGCGCCTTGCTTGATGTGCCCTCCGATTTCTCCATATGGAACACACTCGGGGAGGCCTATTATGCCACCGGGCAATTTGAGAAAGGCTTGAGCGCCGCACAGAGCGGGTTGCGTTTGAGTCTGCTGGCAGGGGTGACCAATACTCCTTGCCGTGAGTTGGTCGTTCGTTGCCGGAAGGCCGCTGGCGCGGCATCGTTGGGCCAGGATAACGCCCGGCCTTGA
- the rimO gene encoding 30S ribosomal protein S12 methylthiotransferase RimO: MATPISSSVVNESPISVGFISLGCAKNLVDSEHMAAVLRAGGVTLARSPEEADIILVNTCGFIGDAKEESIDAILRACTRKQTGDCRAVIVAGCLIQRYQAELQRSLPEVDAFIGLDQLPEIAKIVRRLAGGENHIYQVSSVSSKVFSPLPERILLTGGPFAYVKIAEGCNHKCAFCAIPGIRGRYRSRRISDIVRESERLLGQGIRELNLISQDTTRYGSDLDEGTDLPKLLRSLGKIGGNFWIRILYGHPAYLSDELLETMADIPQACRYLDVPVQHAHTEILTAMHRTGGIRAVRSYPERARSRLPGVILRTTCLVGFPGETRAHFNELERYVREFEFDHLGVFAFSPEENTVAGKLPDQVSRVTAERRRHALMSTQQEIAFKKAKAHLGEKDEALYLKPLRKGVWMARSKGQAPDVDGVTLVHQVKGKVLPGRIAQIRYTGAEGYDLKATPL, from the coding sequence ATGGCGACACCTATCTCCAGTTCCGTGGTGAATGAGTCCCCGATATCGGTCGGGTTCATCAGCTTGGGATGCGCTAAGAATCTTGTGGATTCGGAACACATGGCCGCGGTGTTGCGGGCAGGTGGCGTCACTCTGGCGCGGTCACCGGAAGAAGCCGACATTATTTTAGTCAACACCTGTGGTTTTATTGGAGATGCCAAGGAAGAGTCCATTGATGCCATTTTGCGGGCCTGTACCAGAAAACAGACTGGGGACTGTCGTGCGGTCATTGTGGCTGGTTGTCTGATCCAGCGGTATCAAGCGGAACTCCAGCGGTCGCTTCCTGAAGTGGATGCCTTCATCGGGTTAGATCAACTGCCTGAGATCGCCAAAATAGTCCGCCGGTTGGCAGGGGGGGAGAACCATATCTATCAGGTCTCTTCTGTCTCCAGTAAAGTTTTCAGCCCACTCCCGGAACGAATTCTGCTTACAGGGGGACCGTTTGCGTACGTCAAGATTGCCGAGGGCTGCAATCACAAATGTGCATTTTGCGCTATACCCGGGATTCGAGGGCGTTATCGTTCGCGGCGGATATCGGATATCGTTCGTGAATCCGAGCGGCTGTTGGGGCAGGGGATCCGTGAGTTAAACCTGATATCTCAGGATACTACTCGTTATGGAAGTGACCTTGATGAGGGCACGGATCTACCTAAACTGCTGAGAAGCCTCGGGAAAATCGGAGGGAATTTCTGGATCCGGATTTTATATGGGCATCCAGCCTATTTGAGCGATGAACTATTGGAAACGATGGCGGATATTCCGCAAGCATGTCGTTATCTGGATGTACCGGTCCAGCATGCCCACACTGAAATTTTAACCGCTATGCATCGGACGGGGGGCATCAGGGCTGTGCGGTCATACCCAGAGCGTGCCCGGTCGCGTTTGCCCGGGGTGATATTGCGCACGACCTGTTTGGTTGGTTTTCCGGGAGAGACCCGGGCACATTTTAATGAATTGGAACGGTACGTAAGGGAGTTTGAATTCGACCACTTGGGAGTGTTTGCGTTTTCTCCCGAGGAGAATACCGTTGCGGGGAAATTGCCCGACCAGGTATCTCGTGTAACGGCGGAGCGGCGGCGGCATGCCCTCATGTCCACCCAGCAGGAAATCGCGTTCAAGAAAGCCAAGGCTCATCTTGGGGAAAAGGATGAGGCCCTGTATTTGAAACCGTTACGAAAGGGGGTGTGGATGGCACGTTCGAAAGGTCAAGCTCCCGATGTGGATGGGGTAACTTTGGTGCATCAGGTTAAAGGCAAGGTGCTCCCTGGCAGGATCGCCCAAATTCGATATACAGGTGCGGAGGGATACGATTTAAAGGCAACGCCACTATGA
- a CDS encoding CdaR family protein, whose translation MADKHSLILGLLVNNKRLKLLSFVLATMTWYIIQDTISFEIEIPDVRLEIQVQDGMAILNQSASTVDVTFRGSQDDIQRLDSRRLQAVVELTRESSELSHEIILKPNMIKGVRGVRAVAIHPERILVKLDRQAEKRVPVKGRTIGSPLFGQVEAITCEPSTVLLLGPAQKLKTTECVYTQPVEVDGRVESFIRRTPVQAPGDNWVAHMEPSDVQVKVAIVGKSAGQLWKNIPVSAVVESGSALLVDLEPPTVDVMATGRIDMSATGEKFPVRAFADCIGLTLPGVYTVPVHVKVTGDAMAVARPDVVKVTVRLAGDKKL comes from the coding sequence ATGGCGGATAAGCATTCCCTGATTCTTGGACTACTGGTCAACAACAAGCGCTTGAAGTTACTTTCCTTCGTGCTGGCGACGATGACATGGTACATCATTCAGGACACCATCAGTTTTGAGATTGAAATTCCGGATGTCCGGCTGGAGATCCAAGTTCAGGATGGAATGGCCATTTTGAATCAGTCGGCTTCCACTGTGGATGTCACCTTCCGTGGATCGCAGGACGACATTCAGCGGCTGGATTCAAGACGGCTTCAGGCGGTAGTTGAGTTGACGCGGGAGTCGAGTGAGCTGTCACACGAAATCATATTAAAGCCGAACATGATCAAAGGGGTGCGCGGAGTGCGTGCTGTCGCGATACATCCGGAGCGTATTTTGGTGAAATTGGATCGGCAGGCGGAAAAGAGGGTACCGGTCAAAGGGCGAACGATTGGCTCGCCTCTTTTCGGGCAAGTCGAAGCTATTACGTGTGAACCCTCAACGGTGCTGCTGTTGGGGCCTGCACAAAAATTAAAGACAACCGAATGTGTGTATACCCAGCCGGTTGAGGTGGATGGCCGGGTGGAATCTTTTATCCGTCGCACGCCCGTCCAGGCGCCGGGAGACAATTGGGTGGCGCACATGGAGCCTTCTGATGTTCAGGTGAAGGTGGCCATTGTCGGCAAAAGCGCCGGCCAGTTATGGAAGAACATTCCGGTCAGTGCGGTGGTGGAGTCAGGGAGTGCATTGCTGGTTGATCTGGAGCCGCCGACTGTGGATGTAATGGCCACGGGACGAATCGATATGTCGGCTACCGGGGAGAAATTTCCGGTGCGGGCGTTTGCGGATTGTATCGGATTAACATTACCGGGTGTTTATACGGTACCGGTTCACGTGAAGGTGACCGGTGATGCGATGGCCGTGGCACGTCCGGATGTGGTGAAGGTGACAGTACGATTGGCAGGAGATAAGAAATTATGA
- the cdaA gene encoding diadenylate cyclase CdaA, with product MEWINQIVWPAFSGILEILVLTCGFYFLLLFFRETRSIKVFLGLLMVLMALIAITSLFHIYALNWLLRQLSVYLAVALLIIFQPEIRRALAEIGRSPFLSSPVDARGYVDSIVEAVMLLAERRIGALIAIERTESTKAIQETGVQLDAKVNADLLATLFFPHTPLHDGGVMIVGNRIVAAGCLFPLCQQPELSRGLGTRHRAAMGLTEEMDAIAIVVSEETGTISISTRGRLSRDFDEDRLRKFLSGILMGGQASNSRWTRARQQLDLTPKGIAKSESLEREAGSHGG from the coding sequence TTGGAATGGATAAACCAGATTGTCTGGCCGGCCTTCAGCGGGATTCTTGAAATCCTGGTGTTGACGTGCGGGTTTTATTTCCTGCTCCTTTTTTTTCGGGAGACTCGAAGTATCAAAGTTTTCCTTGGGCTCTTGATGGTGCTCATGGCGCTCATAGCTATTACGAGTTTGTTTCATATCTATGCTCTGAATTGGTTGTTGCGACAGTTGTCCGTTTATCTAGCGGTAGCGTTGCTGATCATTTTTCAGCCGGAAATCCGGCGGGCATTGGCGGAAATCGGGCGTTCCCCTTTTCTTTCATCGCCGGTGGATGCACGCGGGTATGTGGACAGCATTGTGGAAGCAGTGATGCTTTTGGCAGAACGGCGTATTGGAGCGTTAATTGCGATTGAGCGTACCGAGAGTACCAAGGCCATCCAGGAAACGGGTGTCCAGCTCGATGCCAAGGTGAATGCGGACCTTCTGGCCACGCTGTTTTTCCCCCATACCCCTCTTCATGACGGGGGCGTCATGATTGTGGGAAACCGGATTGTTGCGGCGGGATGTTTGTTTCCGCTTTGCCAGCAACCTGAATTGAGTCGGGGACTTGGGACGCGACATCGCGCCGCAATGGGTTTGACCGAGGAAATGGATGCCATCGCCATTGTGGTGTCCGAGGAGACCGGCACGATTTCCATCAGTACACGTGGCCGGCTGAGTCGGGATTTTGATGAGGATCGGCTGAGGAAATTCCTTTCAGGCATCTTGATGGGGGGGCAGGCCAGCAATTCCCGGTGGACCCGCGCCCGACAGCAGCTTGACCTGACTCCGAAAGGGATTGCCAAGTCGGAAAGTCTTGAGAGAGAGGCAGGCTCCCATGGCGGATAA
- a CDS encoding helix-turn-helix transcriptional regulator has translation MSELLAPRTPGAALRAAREKKRLNIADVVEATRIKTHIVQALENDDYSVIAAPLYGKGFIKLYAEYVGLDPAPLIRYYLSNYARTVRPTLKTELPPPSPMTDGIPQPSPLARFKESSGSMLTEMGNNLVTTLRDLLHTVMVAWMRLKSKRMDPAGRSLMSSARGYTEASPFPVGKTTALVFAVLVVAILVASIFYMYSGTKTRKPAFVQVPVTTPAKQAVYTQSLRLAEPPPAPYTKLK, from the coding sequence ATGAGTGAACTTCTTGCCCCCAGAACCCCGGGTGCCGCATTACGAGCTGCCCGTGAGAAGAAGCGGTTGAACATAGCCGACGTTGTTGAAGCGACTCGGATCAAGACACATATTGTGCAGGCTCTTGAGAATGACGACTATAGTGTCATCGCCGCGCCTCTGTATGGAAAAGGGTTTATCAAGCTTTATGCCGAATATGTGGGGCTCGATCCTGCGCCTCTGATCCGGTATTACCTGAGCAACTATGCGCGGACGGTGAGGCCAACACTTAAAACCGAGTTGCCTCCCCCTTCGCCGATGACTGATGGTATCCCTCAACCATCGCCGCTTGCCCGCTTCAAAGAATCGAGTGGGTCGATGTTGACGGAGATGGGTAATAATCTGGTGACCACGTTGCGGGATCTTCTCCACACAGTGATGGTGGCGTGGATGCGTTTGAAATCAAAACGGATGGATCCGGCCGGGCGTTCCCTGATGTCGTCAGCGCGCGGGTATACAGAAGCGTCCCCGTTTCCGGTGGGGAAAACAACGGCATTAGTGTTTGCTGTTCTGGTGGTGGCGATTCTGGTGGCTAGTATTTTTTATATGTATTCGGGCACCAAAACGAGGAAACCTGCTTTTGTGCAAGTACCGGTGACAACGCCTGCAAAGCAGGCGGTCTACACTCAATCCTTGCGATTAGCGGAGCCCCCTCCCGCACCGTATACGAAACTTAAGTGA
- the pgsA gene encoding CDP-diacylglycerol--glycerol-3-phosphate 3-phosphatidyltransferase translates to MAEMNLPNKITVGRIGLTFLMAGFLTSGLPYGKTLALITFGLAGLSDWLDGMLARRLKKITIFGQLMDPLADKILVCAAFVSFVAINQIVPAWIVITIISREFVVTGLRLLASQKGRVLPAGPWGKHKMIWQTVTIVVIMLGLALKEEILPMFLGAGEHARLIAEYNIYFTNMAMFLSHAVAALTAISGVIYLWDGRDLYMEHT, encoded by the coding sequence ATGGCTGAAATGAACCTTCCGAATAAAATTACCGTTGGGCGCATAGGTCTGACGTTTCTCATGGCGGGCTTTCTCACATCGGGCCTTCCCTATGGGAAGACACTTGCACTGATTACCTTCGGGCTGGCGGGGCTATCAGATTGGTTAGATGGAATGCTGGCGCGCCGACTCAAGAAGATTACGATTTTTGGCCAATTGATGGATCCGTTGGCCGATAAGATTTTGGTATGTGCTGCGTTTGTCAGTTTTGTGGCCATCAATCAGATTGTGCCTGCCTGGATTGTCATCACGATCATCAGTCGTGAATTTGTGGTGACGGGGCTGCGTTTGCTGGCGAGCCAGAAAGGGCGGGTCCTTCCAGCTGGACCGTGGGGCAAACATAAGATGATCTGGCAGACGGTCACCATTGTGGTCATCATGCTGGGATTGGCGCTGAAGGAAGAAATTCTGCCCATGTTTCTCGGGGCGGGCGAACATGCCCGGTTAATCGCCGAATATAATATTTATTTTACCAATATGGCGATGTTTCTGTCGCATGCCGTGGCGGCGTTGACGGCGATTTCGGGGGTCATCTATCTCTGGGATGGGCGTGATCTTTATATGGAGCATACGTAA
- a CDS encoding DNA translocase FtsK, which yields MAEIKSNTVTSNGLREALSIVLLAVCVIIFLSLVSYDWRDISLLCEPANSPPANFIGPGGAWMSFVLFEAMGLGAYLVPLWFLGFGIVLIFHGIEHVRAKLLWVILMMFSLACFLELHSDWFEPILSALNLSAAGGVPAQAVSYMLSVKMLGSIGAEILVVGFFLAFAILFFGWDAILRFTAMLHTTAEKWAHRDDRDMIDSQKRQPAVKGWKRERIERVAAREEAQRVEEEEEPDQAELIVVPEAAPVKEPPKVAVKLPPKVKEKPIPPVREPDPKPKVEPLPPVVAAIPGAYQLPPLSLLTEVPKDRQAIPTDTETTGRLIIQTLEEFGIKAELKNVEQGPSVARYELIPAPGVKVEKITNLSNNLALSLKATSVRVQAPIPGRGTVGIEVPNLSTSPVYLREILEGSAWQPHRQEIPIVLGKDVGGNDLVADLATMPHLLVAGATGSGKTVCMNTILAGLFMARTPEQLQLILVDPKIVEFSVYNHLPHLLGARTEVITDPKKAAGALRWAITEMERRYKIMAKAGVRNIKSYNSRPIEKQQALFEGAEEVARLPEKLSYIVIIVDELADLMMTAQAEVENYIARLAQLSRAVGIHMILATQRPSVDVITGTIKANFPARIAFQVAQKNDSRTILDANGADKLLGRGDMLFLPPGSSKLIRAQGALTSDEDINRIVGFIMKQRPPVVEEKEAEAPAKKVEMLGMQDAGAGLSSGKAAPSFDDMMVKGGDDTEDDQLLEMSVQIIRETQRASTSSLQRRLRIGYTRAARIMDVLEQRGIVGPARGSDPREILIDMDGEIPGNTVSKEDDQT from the coding sequence ATGGCAGAAATAAAATCCAATACGGTTACTAGCAATGGTTTGCGTGAAGCCTTGAGTATTGTGCTCCTGGCTGTGTGTGTGATTATTTTTCTCAGTCTGGTCTCATATGACTGGCGCGATATCTCTCTTTTGTGCGAGCCGGCAAACAGTCCCCCGGCCAACTTCATCGGCCCCGGCGGTGCCTGGATGTCGTTTGTGCTGTTTGAGGCAATGGGGCTGGGTGCCTATTTGGTTCCGCTGTGGTTTCTGGGGTTTGGGATAGTTTTGATTTTTCATGGTATCGAGCATGTAAGGGCCAAGCTCCTCTGGGTGATATTAATGATGTTCTCATTGGCCTGTTTCCTCGAACTGCACTCGGATTGGTTTGAACCCATCTTATCCGCCTTGAACCTCAGTGCGGCGGGTGGGGTTCCTGCCCAGGCAGTCTCGTATATGTTATCCGTAAAAATGTTGGGGAGCATTGGCGCTGAGATTCTGGTGGTGGGGTTTTTTCTGGCCTTTGCGATTCTGTTTTTCGGGTGGGATGCCATTTTGCGTTTTACGGCCATGCTGCATACAACGGCTGAAAAATGGGCGCACCGCGATGATCGCGATATGATTGACTCGCAGAAGAGGCAGCCAGCGGTCAAGGGTTGGAAGCGGGAGCGGATTGAGCGTGTCGCCGCCCGCGAAGAAGCTCAACGCGTCGAAGAGGAAGAAGAGCCCGATCAGGCTGAATTGATTGTTGTTCCGGAAGCAGCCCCTGTTAAGGAACCGCCCAAGGTGGCTGTGAAACTTCCCCCCAAGGTAAAAGAAAAGCCCATACCTCCGGTTCGGGAACCTGATCCCAAACCAAAAGTTGAACCGCTCCCACCCGTTGTGGCGGCGATCCCAGGAGCTTATCAGTTGCCCCCCCTGTCCTTATTGACCGAAGTGCCAAAGGATCGACAAGCCATTCCAACGGATACTGAGACCACGGGGCGGCTGATTATCCAAACGCTGGAGGAGTTCGGCATTAAAGCCGAGCTTAAGAATGTTGAACAGGGGCCCTCCGTGGCCCGGTATGAACTGATCCCGGCGCCCGGTGTAAAAGTAGAGAAAATCACAAACCTCAGTAATAATCTTGCCCTGTCACTCAAGGCCACCAGTGTCCGTGTACAGGCACCTATTCCGGGGCGTGGCACGGTGGGGATAGAGGTGCCCAACCTTAGTACCAGCCCGGTCTATTTGCGGGAGATTCTGGAAGGATCCGCCTGGCAACCGCATCGTCAGGAGATTCCGATTGTGTTGGGTAAAGATGTCGGGGGAAATGACCTCGTGGCGGATTTGGCCACCATGCCGCATCTGCTGGTCGCGGGTGCCACCGGGTCAGGGAAGACGGTTTGCATGAACACGATTTTGGCCGGGCTATTCATGGCCCGGACGCCGGAGCAGTTGCAGTTGATATTGGTTGATCCCAAGATTGTAGAGTTCTCGGTTTACAATCATCTGCCGCATCTTCTGGGGGCCAGGACAGAGGTGATCACGGACCCGAAGAAGGCGGCTGGCGCATTGCGATGGGCCATCACAGAGATGGAGCGGCGATATAAAATCATGGCGAAGGCCGGCGTAAGAAATATCAAGAGCTATAATTCGAGGCCGATTGAAAAACAGCAGGCCTTGTTTGAGGGAGCCGAGGAGGTTGCCCGTCTGCCTGAGAAACTCAGCTATATTGTGATCATTGTGGATGAGCTGGCGGATCTGATGATGACCGCGCAGGCGGAAGTTGAGAACTATATCGCTCGACTGGCCCAGCTTTCACGGGCCGTTGGCATTCATATGATCCTCGCCACGCAACGTCCCTCGGTGGATGTGATCACCGGAACCATCAAGGCCAACTTCCCCGCCCGTATTGCTTTTCAGGTGGCCCAGAAAAATGACAGCCGCACCATTCTTGATGCCAATGGTGCCGACAAACTTTTGGGCCGTGGTGACATGCTATTCTTGCCGCCGGGCTCGAGTAAACTGATTCGCGCCCAGGGGGCGTTGACTTCGGATGAGGACATCAACCGGATTGTAGGCTTTATCATGAAGCAGAGACCTCCCGTGGTGGAGGAAAAGGAAGCGGAGGCCCCGGCTAAAAAAGTTGAGATGCTGGGTATGCAGGATGCGGGGGCGGGACTTTCCTCAGGCAAGGCTGCGCCGAGTTTTGATGATATGATGGTTAAGGGCGGTGATGATACCGAGGATGATCAGCTTTTGGAAATGTCTGTACAAATCATCCGCGAAACCCAACGTGCCTCAACCTCGTCGCTGCAGCGGCGTCTACGAATCGGGTATACCCGGGCCGCCCGGATTATGGATGTACTTGAACAGCGGGGGATTGTGGGGCCGGCCCGTGGCTCCGATCCGCGTGAGATTCTTATTGATATGGATGGAGAAATTCCAGGTAATACAGTTTCCAAAGAGGATGACCAGACATGA